Part of the Longimicrobium terrae genome, CGGCCTGGAAGAGTGCGGCCGGTGGCGTCAGCCGGCAGGGTCCGGAGCAGGCGCGGAGGCCGCCCGCTCCCGCATCCACGCCGCGGGCGCGACGCCGGCCATCCGCGCGAACTCGCGGTTGAAGTGCGGCTGGTCGTAGTAGCCGGAATCGAGGGCGATGCGGCCCAGCGGCCGGTTCGGCGTGCGGCGCATGTGCGCCAGGGCCGTCCGGAACCGTGCGACGCGCGCCGCCTCCTTGGGCGAGAGCCCCACGCGGTCGTGAAACAGGCGCTGCAGGCGGCGCTCTCCGAACCCCATCTCTCCCGCCATCTGCCGCACGGTCAATGCGCCCGCGGTCTGCTCCAGCCGAGACCAGACGTGCGCCGCCGTCCCGTCGACATCCTCCGCGTGCCGGAGCCGGAGCAGAAGCTCCTGCTCCAGCAGCGCCATCCGCTCCTCCGCGGAATCCGCCGCGTGGATCCGGGATGCGGGCGCGCCCCATCGCTCCCCCAGCGCATCCACATCGACCGCGTGATCCGTCACCTCGCCGAGCGGAACGCGGAGGAAAGCGGATGCCCCGCCTGGCCGAAAACGTACGGCGAGCATGTCCACTCGCCCGGCCTGGTCTACCGTGACCGCGCGCGTCATCGCGCCCACCAGGTAGCTGCGCAGGGGGCGGCGATCGGTGGCGGGATGGTCGCCAAAGTCGAGAATGATGTCCACGCACCCGTCCGGCAGCACGCGGCTCCGCACCGGCGCGTCGATCGCCGCTTCCGAACGGAGAGTCCAGATGCAGTCGACGAAGGGGGCCAGAACGGCGGGCGGGGTGTGTTCCCGGTAGCGAGTCGCGGTCATGGAGGGGAATCTACCGCGCGCCGGATCAGCCCAGAAGACCGGAGCCGCGAAAACCCGGTGGTGGAGCCGGGCGCCGGGCGAGCCATGGCCGCGGGATCACGCGGCGGCGTATCTTCCGGCTTCGCCACTTCTTCCGGAGGAACACGGGTGCACACCGCCGTTCGACTCTGCTGGGCCGCCGTCGCGGCGCTCCTGGCACTCCCCCTGGCCGCGCAGCAGCCGCCCGGGATCGACGTACCCTACGTCACCACGCCACCCGAAGTGGTCGCGCAGATGCTCGCGCTCGCCAGGCCCACGCGCAACGACGTGCTGTACGACCTGGGCTCCGGGGATGGGCGCATCGTCATCGAGGCGGCGCGGCGGTTCGGCACGCGGGGGCTGGGCGTGGACATCGATCCGGTGCGGGTGGAGGAAGCCACCGATAACGCCCGCAGGCGCGGCGTGCAGGACCGGGTGCGCTTCCGCCGGCAGGACCTGTTCGCCACCGACCTTCGCCCGGCGAGCATCGTCACCCTGTACCTGCTCCCCAACCTGAACCTGGAGCTGCGGCCGAAGCTGTTTGAGCAGCTGCGCCCCGGCACCCGGGTGGTGTCGCACGCCTTTCACATGGGCGACTGGGCGCCGGACACGGTCGTGGCGGTGCGGGTGAACCAGGGCGTGGGCCGGGCGATGGTGTACGCCTGGACAATCCCGGCGCAGATAGCGGGGCGGTGGACGCTCACCACACCGGAGGGACGCCGGGTCACGCTGCAGCTGCGGCAGCAGTACCAGCGCTTCACCGGCCCCGGCGTGAGCGGACGCTTGGTGGGCGACCGGATCGACATCACCTTGACGGAACGGGTGAACGGGCGCCCGCTCACCCGCCGCCTCTCCGGCCGCGTTACCGGCGACGGGATGAGCGGCAGCGTCGCCGGCGGGGGAGCGTGGAGGGCTATGAGGGCGCCTGCCATCCGCTCCGCAACTTCAACTGCTCCTCGTTGAACAAATTTCTGAACCCCCATCGGAGGGCAGCCGCAGTTCACAGGGCTAAAATGGCTGACCTATCTACAAAACGGATCTGACCTTGTGAGTGCACTCCGCTACGAGTTCATGGGTGTCAAAAAGGTTGACTCTGGCCGCCATTCACCTTAATCGTGTGGGGTACATAGTTCCATTCCTTTCTACCATAGTATAATAATGAGAATAGCCACGACCATCACCCTCGTAGCACTGTCCGCCTGCGCGGAACCAGTTCTTACCCGCCCCGCTCCCGCACCGCTGCCGCCAACCCCAGGCAGTTATGAACTCAGGCTCGGGCTGATTTCTGATTCTCAACTCCAAACCCTAAAGGCTCCGGGGCAGATTGCTTTCTTGCGGCGGAGACTAGATGATCATCTCGTTGCCGTCGCACTTCGCCCGCCCGCAGTAGATATTGCAGGTCGATTCATGATGGAAGCGCAACTTGAGCACCTTTCGGATTCTGAGATCATCATCTACACCGGCGACGCGGCTAACAACGGGTGCGAGGATGAAATCACAGAAGCTTTTGAAGTTCTCTCAGCATTTCGAAGCCGAACTCGGGTACCGCTGTTTTTTGTAATCGGTAACCATGATTACCTAGGTGCGGGTAACACCTCAAACCTCAACCATCGGAATCCATTATGCGGTGAGGGAAACCGTCCATTGACCAAGTTGGATCTTATTCGACGTGCTCACGCGTTCAATCAAGAGAACCTCCCGCTGCTTGGCGTAGGTTCCAGTTTCGTGGACAGCTTCTCGGAACTCACAGTTGCATCTTGTGAGAACGCGAATGCTGGCAGGGGAATCGACCCGCAGGATCAACATCTGAAGCCTGGATGTTTCTTGAGCGGAGTCATTTCCCTTGAAAACGGTGAGCAGATTCTTCTGCTTGACTCATCCGACTACGCCGATGTAGAGCACCGGCCGACTGAGTTCCGGCGGCTCACGCGTGCAGAGTTCGCTGGTCTGCGCGGATCTGTATCCTTCCACGATAGCACGTCGCAAGGCGAGTGGCTCCGGAAGCACATGCCTGCGATTGCGCCGAAGATCAGGATCATTGCGTCTCATTACAACTTAGATGGGATGCGCTGGAACCTCTTGCTGTTCAAGCCGGGCACTCTGGTGGGGATCCCTAGCCAGTATCTAAATCCCGAGCCAGAGCTAGGAAATCACTGGGTATATGGTCACACGCATACGGCTCAGCCAACAACCGATTTGTATGATCCAGCACTTAAGTACTGTCGTCAAGGAATTTGTGAAGCGGCACTCCACGAAGAGGTTAACGTGGGTTCTACCACGGATTGGTGGCCCCACTCGGCAATTGCCTATGTTGGACGGTCCACGACAGTCGTGCCGTTTTATCTCGGCGAGAAATGCGGGACGTTCATGGATCTAATCAAGAAAGAAGCGGCGAACGCAGGAAGGCGTTACGGCATTGTCAACGGGCACGAACACGGAATCGTACTCTTTGGCCTGGATCGGAGCTATCAGCAGTACCGAGACGGCGAGCGTGACAGAGTGGCTGCCTACAACAATGCTCGGCTCTTGGCTGCAGAAGCTATTACGGCCGGCCATGCGGCTACCCTTAGTGATGCATGGGTGTGCCTTGGGTTTGTCGGCTCGTGGTACGAGAGAGTAGGCGGGCGACCCAGACTCTGACATGATGGCCTGTTCGCCGAGCCATCGTTGAACCCGAGAATCGAGGAGGTTGCACTCCGACGGATTAGTGTAAGAGGGACATTGTGAACGACCCTCAACTCTATCCGTGTTTTCATCAAAGTTGGGGTGCCCTGACGCTTGTTCATTGCCGCTCTGCGCTGTCGAGAGCTCCTTCGGGACAGCGCAGCGGGCCGTTTCGCCCGAGTCTTCCCGCTTGACCGCGCGCCGGAACTGCGCCGGCGCCGTGCGGCGCCTCCGACTGCCCCTCGATCCGTGGTCACGTTAGCTCCGGGCGGTCCGCCTCTGCAACCAGGCAAAGTACGTAGTACCAGCCGCCAGGCACCCGGCGGAGGCGAACGCCAGCGCGGTCACGCCGAACCGCCGAAAGGCAAGCGCGCCGGTCAGGCCGCCGGCGAAGAAGCCGGTCACGATGCCAAGCAGCATCACGAACTTCCAGGGGGGCACGCGGCGGTGGCGGATCCAGTGTCCCATCATCACCCCCAGGTCGGTGACGGTCCCGGTCACGTGGGTGGTACGGATGTCCAGCCCGCGGTAGCTGCTGCCCATGCCGTTCTGGATGCCGCACGCCATGGCCGCGAGCGCCACGCCGAGGGGGTTTCCGGCGCGCAGCAGCGCCACGGCGCCGGCAAGCACGCCGCCCTCCATCAGCAGTGCCAGGCCGTAGCGCCGTCCGGGCAGCAGCTTCTGGCCGCCGATCACAATCCCGGACACGACCGCGCCCACCAGAAACCCGCCGATGATGGAATCCACCACGATGAGGTCCGGGTGGTTGGAGGTCGTGAGATCGATGCTGAGGCGCGACACGGCCCCGCTCATGTGGCTCACGGGAACGTTGAAGAAGCCGAGTACCACCACGTTGATGTATCCGGCCATCCCCGCCAGCGACACGGCACCCGCGAACACCGGTCCCCGCTCAAAGGGCTTGGTGCGGTGCGGAACGTTGGTGCGGAGGTGCGGCATGGGGATCTGGCGGATGGGGGACGGCTCAGAGGGTGAGTGCATCATTCTCGCGGCTCAGCCCCGATCCCGCCATCGAAGATGCCTCCGCTGATCCGGTAGTCTCCCGGCGTGCTGTCGCCGGGATCGCGGCTCTCACGTCCGCTCCGCCGCGCGCCGGAGCTGCGCCGCCAGCTGCCGCAGCGCCTCCGACCGGCTCTCCAGCCCGTCCGCCAGCTGCACCAGGCTCCCCGGCCGCGGCGAGCGGATGCCGGTGATCCACGCGTGCAGCGCCGCGTAGCTCAGCCCCGCATCGCGCGCGAGCTGCGCCTGCGAAATCCCGCTCGCGTCCACGATATCGCGAACGAGCGCCTGTAGATCCTGCTCTTCCTTGCTCAGCGCGTCCTCCACAAATGTAAGCGGAAAGCCTTGACGATAAACGTCAATGATTTTAGCTTACGTTCAGCTGCCGGCCGTGGAGCTGGAACGCTCCGCAACGTATGTCGCGGACCGTCCGAGCCGCAACGGAAGCACTGGCTTTTGACTCGGGATGAGGAGGAGCGAGATGAGATCCGGACCTGCGTGCGACAAGCAACCGTCCCCGGCGCGCCTGCTGGAGATGCTGACGGACCGCTTCGGCGCCTTCGAGGCAATCGCGATGTCCTCCATCAAGCTCGCCCGCCACGTCCCGGAAGATGAACTCTCGATGGACTTGCTCGTGGCCGAAGCTATCCTTGAGTTCGGGGACGAATTACGCAAGGCGTCGAGGGTGGCGGCACACAAACAGAGTAGAATCTGACGTGAGTGGAGGTGTGTTACGCCACACCGTGGGAGATCGTTCTCCTTTCGACTGACAAGAACCAGTCGTCATCTCTGCGGAGAGGTCAGATCTCAGTTTGACGTCAAGGGTCGCACGACTGTAGATGGCGCATTAGACTTAGGGGTAGAGACGTCCGAACATCGCCCAGCAATCTTCCGATGCCACGCTCAGACTTGCTTCTGAACCTAGTTCGTGCCGCCAGCCGGGGCGATCAACTCGCATTCCATAAAGTCTTGGAGGCCGTTGTAGCGGATGAGCGGCGGAAGCAGCATCACGTATTAGCGGATCGCCTCGCGGAATACGTCGGTTCGAATGGGGTAGCGCGGCCTGCTCCATCGCGAGGGAGCGTGGTAGATGATCGGGTCCAAGGGCTGTTGTATGAGCAAACGCCTAAGCAGCGTTTCGATGACCTGATTCTCGCCGATACTGTTCGTACCGCGTGTATTGAGCTTGTCGAAGAGCAAAATCGCCGTGACCTGTTGCACTCCTATGGTTTGGATGCACGGAATCGGATACTACTCACTGGCCCTCCCGGCAATGGTAAGACATCCGTAGCCGAAGCATTTGCGACTGAGCTAGCGGTTCCTCTTCTAACCGTACGTTATGAGGGTTTGATCGGAAGCTATTTAGGTGAAACTTCCGCGCGCTTAAAGCTGCTTTTCGATCATGTACGTACTCAACACTGCGTACTGTTCTTCGACGAATTTGACACTGTTGGGAAAGAGCGGGGTGATCAGCACGAAACAGGGGAGATCAAGAGAGTAGTCAGTTCGCTACTTCTTCAGATTGATAGACTACCTCCTTACGTGATAGTTGTGACAGCGACCAACCATCCTGAGTTGCTTGATCGGGCAGTTTGGCGAAGATTTCAGCTGCGGATGAACTTCCCGCTCCCGACCCGCCAGCAACTTGAGCTCTGGTTTTGTAAGTTCGCGAAGGATTTTCCGTCTCCCCTGGGCTATGCGCCTCGCACACTTGCAGATAAGCTGCACGGGCTTAGTTTCGCAGAAGTGGAAGAGTTTGGGAGCGATATCTTGCGGCGATACGTTCTTGCCCTTCCTGCGGCCGACACTCCATCAATCATCCGTGAGCTTCTAGTGCAATGGAAGGCGCGGTCCATAGTTTATCCGTCCAAGTGATATGCCTGCAAAGCCAATACTGATCTTTCCTGACCCAGTGGTCGCTGCTAGACGCAACCGGAATCCCGGTCGCCCTACTGTGCAGTTTCCATCACCTCGCACGCAGAGGGATCGACTGCTTCCCCAGATTGAACGGTTGGAACAAGCCTTCGCGGCTGCTCGCGATGTGGCTATGTTGGGGAATGCTCAAGGTGTGGAGCCCGAGAAGGTGCTCGTCCTGGAGACAGTCGGGCGAGTAGAAGATTTTTTTCGCGCTCTTAGGGGACTAGCTGGGTTAGAGTGGTTGACTGAATGGGACGAGTATGATATTCCGCCCGAGCCGGACCTGTTTTTCGATCGTGAAAAGCCGGACAAGCAGCTCAGTGGTCGGCTCTACTTGCTGATGTCGAATCAGCAAGGAATGCGTGACCTGTTATCTCTTTGGCAGAAGTTCCGAGTTAATCCGGAAGACCCTGGCTTTGCATGGGGTAAGGGTCGGTGGCGCAATATGTTCCTTCAACTCCGCGAGATTCGTCCGTGGGACTTCAACGATCGGCTTTTTGAGACAGGTATAATCGAAGACTGGCAGGAGCGCTTAGCTGCCGGAGAAGAGCGGGTGAGAGTTGAGGTTGAGCTTTGGTTCCGGGGTAACCCACAGTTGCGACAGCGTGCGTCGAACAGCATCCGACAAGCTGCTGAAGAACTCGGCGGTGAGCTTATCTCGGAAGCCGTGATTGAAGGTATATCCTATCACGCACTGCTGTTGGAACTTCCGATTGAGCAAGTCGGGACGTTGCTGGAGGGCGGAAATGCACGCTTGGCATATGCCGATCAGGTGATGTACTTCCGCCCGGTGGGTCAGTCTGCCGTGCCAGCTTTGGAAGGCGAACCCGCTTCGTCAGATGGGCCTGAAGGCGATGTAGATGTTGCTGGTAGCCCTGTGATAGCCCTTCTGGACGGACTGCCTTCTCGAAAACCACCAATGGCTTGCCGGTAGGCTGATCGTCGACGATCCAGACGGATGGGCTGATTCTTACGAGCCGGCGCGGAGGGTTCACGGTACGGCTATGGCTTCGCTCATCCTGCATGGTGATCTAGAATCACCCGAACCTCCCCTCGGCAGGCCTCTTTATACGCGGCCGATCATGCGTCCTGATCGGCGCGGCTGGTACAATGCAGGGGAATGCATCCCGGAGGATGTACTTCCTCTTGACCTCTTCCATCGCGCGGTTCGAAGACTGTATGAGAAGGACGGCGATTTAGCTGGTGCGGCGCCGTCTGTACGCGTAATAAGTGTCTCGATCGGGGACCGCTCACGGCAGTTTGCCCTCACCATGAGTTCTTGGGCTCGCCTTCTGGACTACCTGGCGTGGAAGTATCAGATCTTGTTTATCGTTAGCGCCGGGAACCACGCCAGCGAAATTGTGCTCGATGTTCCCCGACGAGACTTCGATGCCTTACGTGGTGATCCGCAACGTTTGGAATCCGAGGTTCTGAAGGCCATCGTTTCGGGCGGGTGGAATCGAAGGCTTTTATCACCAGCTGAGGCGCTCAACGCACTTACCGTGGGTGCGGTTCATGACGACGTTGCACCCGTACCAGCTGTGGCGCACCGTACCAACCCGTATGTTACTGCTGGGCTACCAAGCCCATTCAACGCCACAGGTCCGGGATTCAGACGTTCAATGAAGCCCGAGGTGCTGTTTGCGGGCGGCCGGCAACTTTATAAGGAAAAGCCCGGAAATACGCACGCTGATTGCACTTTGGTGATCGACCAAGCGATCCTCGCTCCGGGTCACAAAGTCGCCACTCCGGGGCGACGCCCCGGGGACGTTACTGCTACAATTTACATGCGCGGCACCAGCAACGCGACCGCGCTTGCAGCCCGAACGGCGGGCTTGATTCACGATGTGTTGGACTCACTGCGAGAGGATACTCCGGAACAGGGGCTCGAGGACCGATTCACGGCTGTTCTATTGAAGGCACTGCTTGTCCACGGCGCACGTTGGGGCGCCAGTGCCGACGCTCTTCGGAGGTCACTTGGAACGGATAAGGATCTTCTCGCGCGCCTCCTAGGATACGGTCGACCCGATCCAACGCGAGTGTTCGAGTGCACCGATTTCAGGGGCACACTCATAGGCGCCAGTATGATTGGGGACGGCCAAGCCCACCGATACTCGGTGCCGCTTCTTCCGTCTCTCAGTGGACGCGCCGAGTGGCGCGCTCTGACTGTCACGCTCGCGTGGCTGAGCCCGGTAAACCACAAACACCGTGCATACAGGGGCGCCTCGCTGTGGTTCGAACCCTACGGGGCAGTTCGGGGGGATGGTGCATATGACGAGATGCTGAGCTTGGCGCGGACAGATGCCCCGTGGCAGTCAGTGAGGCGTGGTACGCTTCAGCATGAGGTTTTCGATGGCGCGCAAGCTACCGGCTTCGTTGATGGCGACGAGTTGAAGATCCAAGTCAACTGCGCAGCCGAGGCCGGTAGGCTCGACGTCCCTGTGCCATATGCTATTGCGGTGACGTTAGAAGTTGCACCAGAGGTTCAGATTCCAATCTATCAAGAGATCCGAGATCGAATCCGCGCCCGGGTCGCCGTGGGTGTAAGGACAACTTGAACGCGAGTTGGCTAGCGGGGCTTTCTAATCTTGTGGGCTCCCGTCATTGAACTCGCCCGGTAGCGCGGAAACGTCTTTCCCCCCGCCGTCCCGCATCCTATATTCCCGCCCCGACCGACAGCTTGTTCGGCACCCGCGCGCCGGCCCGTTCCTCACCGGAACCGGTCGGCGCTCGCGCAGCGCCCACACCGCACTGTAGCGATAGATCCTAGGCGCACCGAACTGCAGAGCATCCTGATCCTGGGTTCCGGGCCCATCCATCGGTCAGGCGGCCGAATTCGACTATTCGGGCACGCAGGCCGTCCGCGCGCAAAAGGGAGAGGGGTAGTCTTCTCGTGGCCTTCACTTCACGAGCCAGCGAACCCTGCCGAGGTCTGACCGACTGCAGATTACCGGGTGCGGGTCGATGGGCTTGGTAATCTGTTTCAACCTCTGGAGCACGTCTGCCGCATCTACGGCGCGGGGAAACAGCTTCGATGGCCGGGCGGTCTGCTCAAGGTGCAGTACGATTCGTAATCCATGAGCCCGTAGCGCCTTGTCGGCGAACGATTTCTCGTCGTCGTCGTTGGCGTTGAACCGAGCTGCGGCTAGTACAGCGAGGGAATCCCGCACTTTCAACGCGAACTCCTCCGCAAGCGGCAGAACCTTCTCTCGCGTTCGTTGTCGGAAATCTTTCACCTCGATCAACCACAAGCAGCGGCCTTGCGGCTCCGAGGCCACAATGTCAACGGACTTCGTACCCCCGCCGACATTGGTAAACTGGTTCCGATAGAAGCTCCAGCCGTCGAGCTTAGACACGGCCCACTCTGCCGGAAACTCGAATGTGAGATCTCCCTCCGTAATGTCGGGCATCAGGATCCCTCGGCAGCCAGATAGCGATCTGATTGTGCCAATTCTTCCTGAAGGGCATCGATCTCACCGATATCGTCCACGCTCATTCCCTGATCTACCCGCACACCATCCCTGCCCCGGTGCAGCCCGAAGAAGCACCTCGGCGTCGTTGCGAACTGGGGGGAATTCAGCAGGATGTCCAGCTCACGCATGAGAAACAGACTGTGGCTGGCAACAAAGACCTGTACGCCACCCGCGGCCAAGTGAAGTATGGTGCGAGCGATTCCTTTGATCACCTTGGGGTTCAGGTTGGCTTCCGGCTCGTCCCAGAAAAGGAGACCGCGGTCCACCAGCGAGCCCGTAGCGATCAGGCGCGCAACCATCGCCAGCTTCCGAAGCCCCTCCGCCACAAGGTGCATCTCCATATTCACCCCGCCAGCGTTCAGGTAGAACCGTCCCGCTTCGTCCATCTCAACTTTCCCGCCCATTACCTGCTCCAGCGGTTCCAACAACTCACGAATTCGTTTTTCTCGTGGTCCGCGGGCGAGGGGCGCGCCCAGAAGGATGCTCGTGTCACGCCACGTCGCTTCAAACGGCAGGCGAACGGTCTCGTAGATGGAAACGAACCCCGGTGCTAACGTTAGAAGTTCGCGCGTAGGGAGGTACACAGGTAGCTCGTCAATCCATCCTGAAGGCAAGCGCCTGACTGAGACTTCTGCTTTGCTGGTCGTGTTGAAGGCGAACTCTAACCCGTCGACAGGGTTGTCGAATACGCACGAAACCTCACACCTCTGCCGTCCACGCCGATCTCTGCGAGCTAACCGTCCTAGTTCATCCGGCCGGAACACGGCCGTCAGTTTGTCTGCAATCGCGAACTGTAGTTGTCCCTTGACTGCGGGGCCCGTGTCTATGTCCCGTCCCCCGCGCGCGGTGACATACGCAAGCGAATACGCGAGCTTCAAAAGATGCGTCTTGCCCGTCCCGTTCTCCCCGACGAGCATGTTCAGTCCGGGTGCGAAGTTCAGGTCAGCCGCTTTGAACGCTGTGAAGTTGCTCAGTGTCAGTGAACGAATCACCGGAACCGCTCCTTACGCCGTGGGGGATTCGCGCTGGATGAGCGCGGGTCCGACAAAGACCGGGTACAACCTAACGAATTCACGCGAATCCACCATGTGGGGCTCGCCTCCTGCTCTGCATCTGCTCAGCACCCGCTCTTCTTCCCTCAGCGGCGTAGCCGTCCCATATTCCCGCCCCGACCGACAGCTTGTTCGGCACCCGCGCGCCGGCCCGTTCCTCACCGGAACCGGCCGGCGCTCGCACAGCGCCCGCGGCTCGGTGGAGGGTGAGGCGGGCCGCGGGGATGGCGACTCCTACTGGTCGATGAAACAAAGCTGGCCGCCACACCCAACCGGGCGTGGCGGCCAGCTTTGTTTTGTAGCAGGCGGCGCGTTAGCTGCCGGACGGGAGCGTGGCCGCCGAGTGCCCCACACTGAGGGCGTCGATGATCTCCTTGGCCTTCTGCCGGTTGTAGTCGTCGGCGCGGGAGGAGGCGGTGAAGACGTCGATCAGCCACCAGATGCCGCACAGCCCGCCGGTGATGAGCTTTACGACCCCCAGCCCGATGTCGCCCAGCCAGATCCGGTCATACAGAAAGAGCGCCAGGATCGTGGCGGTCCCGCGGTCCTTTTTTTCCGAGCCGAACTGCGATTGAAAGATCAGCTTCTTGGAGTCGTCGAGATTCTTGACGAGTTGCGCGAGTTCCGCGGCGCCGAGTTCAGCCATGATGTGCCTTTCAGAATGGTGGGTGCGAATACTTGAATGAATGACCAGATCGCGATCGCCCAGAGCGGAAGCACCAGCCAGTTCATGGCGAGCGCCTCGCGGATGGAGCCACGCAGGAACAACGCGTTCGCTCGTGAAAGCCCGCAACCGGGGCAGGGAAACCCGAGCAGAAGGCGCCACAGGCAGGGCAGTGCACCGCCCGCGGCGAAAGGGGTCGCCGCCCAGCCGTACACGATCAGGCCGGGGAGCATGGCCGTGCGGATGGAGAGTGGCGAAACCCTCCGGCCACTGGGCGCATCCAGATGTCTCGGAGGTGCTCGGGCGGCCGGGCACTCCGTCGTGTGACACGCCCCACGCCGCAAGCCGGTGCGAACTCCTGACCCGCGCGGCAGCTGCGCCTGCCCCGGACCTCGGTTGAGCCCTCTTTCTCCCGTTGTGCTGGTCATGACGGAATCCTTCTCTGCTCGGAGACGGGGGCGCGTAAGCGCAGAGGAGAACCGTGTCTTGCGGCCTCATTTCTTTTGTAGGACAGGCGCGTCGCTTTTCACGCCCGACGTCCTTTCCCGGCCCGCATCCTCTCCCTATATTCCCGCCCCGACCGACAGCTTGTTCGGCACCCGCGCGCCGGCCCGTTCCTCACCGGAACCGGCCGGCGCTCGCACAGCGACCACGCCCCACTGTAGCGATAGATGCCCAAGCGCACCGACCTGCAGAGCATCCTGATCCTGGGCTCCGGGCCCATCGTCATCGGCCAGGCGGCCGAATTCGACTATTCGGGCACGCAGGCCGTCCGCGCCCTCAAGGAAGAGGGGTACCGCGTCATCCTGGTCAACAGCAATCCGGCCACGATCATGACGGACCCGGACCTGGCCGACGCCACCTACATCGAGCCCATCACCCCCGAGTGGGTGGAGCGGGTCATCGAAAAGGAAAAGCCCGACGCCATCCTTCCCACGATGGGCGGCCAGACCGCGCTCAACGTCGCCCTGGAACTGCACGACAGCGGGGTCCTGGCCCGCCACGGCGTGGAGCTGATCGGCGCCAAGGCCAAGAGCATCCGCATGGCCGAGGACCGCAGCGAGTTCGCCAAGGCCATGGACCGCATCGGCCTCAAGCTGCCGCACGGCGGGTTTGCGCGGTCGTTCGACGAGGCGCTGCGCATCGTGGAGGACACCGGCTACCCCGCCATCATCCGCCCGAGCTTTACGCTGGGCGGCACCGGCGGCGGCATCGCCTACAACCGCGCGGAGTTCGAGGAGATGATCCGCCGCGGCCTCGATCTCAGCCCCGTGCACGAGGTTCTGATCGACCGCAGCGTCATCGGCTGGAAGGAGTACGAACTCGAGGTCGTGCGCGACGGCGCGGACAACGTCGTCATCATCTGCTCCATCGAGAACGTCGACGCGATGGGCGTGCACACCGGCGACTCGGTGACGGTGGCGCCGGCGCAGACGCTGTCGGACGTGGAATATCAGAAGATGCGCGACGCGGCCATCGCCATCATCCGCGAAATCGGCGTGGAGGCGGGCGGG contains:
- a CDS encoding metallophosphoesterase, producing the protein MRIATTITLVALSACAEPVLTRPAPAPLPPTPGSYELRLGLISDSQLQTLKAPGQIAFLRRRLDDHLVAVALRPPAVDIAGRFMMEAQLEHLSDSEIIIYTGDAANNGCEDEITEAFEVLSAFRSRTRVPLFFVIGNHDYLGAGNTSNLNHRNPLCGEGNRPLTKLDLIRRAHAFNQENLPLLGVGSSFVDSFSELTVASCENANAGRGIDPQDQHLKPGCFLSGVISLENGEQILLLDSSDYADVEHRPTEFRRLTRAEFAGLRGSVSFHDSTSQGEWLRKHMPAIAPKIRIIASHYNLDGMRWNLLLFKPGTLVGIPSQYLNPEPELGNHWVYGHTHTAQPTTDLYDPALKYCRQGICEAALHEEVNVGSTTDWWPHSAIAYVGRSTTVVPFYLGEKCGTFMDLIKKEAANAGRRYGIVNGHEHGIVLFGLDRSYQQYRDGERDRVAAYNNARLLAAEAITAGHAATLSDAWVCLGFVGSWYERVGGRPRL
- a CDS encoding AraC family transcriptional regulator, with amino-acid sequence MTATRYREHTPPAVLAPFVDCIWTLRSEAAIDAPVRSRVLPDGCVDIILDFGDHPATDRRPLRSYLVGAMTRAVTVDQAGRVDMLAVRFRPGGASAFLRVPLGEVTDHAVDVDALGERWGAPASRIHAADSAEERMALLEQELLLRLRHAEDVDGTAAHVWSRLEQTAGALTVRQMAGEMGFGERRLQRLFHDRVGLSPKEAARVARFRTALAHMRRTPNRPLGRIALDSGYYDQPHFNREFARMAGVAPAAWMRERAASAPAPDPAG
- a CDS encoding AAA family ATPase is translated as MIRSLTLSNFTAFKAADLNFAPGLNMLVGENGTGKTHLLKLAYSLAYVTARGGRDIDTGPAVKGQLQFAIADKLTAVFRPDELGRLARRDRRGRQRCEVSCVFDNPVDGLEFAFNTTSKAEVSVRRLPSGWIDELPVYLPTRELLTLAPGFVSIYETVRLPFEATWRDTSILLGAPLARGPREKRIRELLEPLEQVMGGKVEMDEAGRFYLNAGGVNMEMHLVAEGLRKLAMVARLIATGSLVDRGLLFWDEPEANLNPKVIKGIARTILHLAAGGVQVFVASHSLFLMRELDILLNSPQFATTPRCFFGLHRGRDGVRVDQGMSVDDIGEIDALQEELAQSDRYLAAEGS
- a CDS encoding helix-turn-helix domain-containing protein — protein: MEDALSKEEQDLQALVRDIVDASGISQAQLARDAGLSYAALHAWITGIRSPRPGSLVQLADGLESRSEALRQLAAQLRRAAERT
- a CDS encoding YoaK family protein — protein: MPHLRTNVPHRTKPFERGPVFAGAVSLAGMAGYINVVVLGFFNVPVSHMSGAVSRLSIDLTTSNHPDLIVVDSIIGGFLVGAVVSGIVIGGQKLLPGRRYGLALLMEGGVLAGAVALLRAGNPLGVALAAMACGIQNGMGSSYRGLDIRTTHVTGTVTDLGVMMGHWIRHRRVPPWKFVMLLGIVTGFFAGGLTGALAFRRFGVTALAFASAGCLAAGTTYFAWLQRRTARS
- a CDS encoding methyltransferase domain-containing protein, yielding MHTAVRLCWAAVAALLALPLAAQQPPGIDVPYVTTPPEVVAQMLALARPTRNDVLYDLGSGDGRIVIEAARRFGTRGLGVDIDPVRVEEATDNARRRGVQDRVRFRRQDLFATDLRPASIVTLYLLPNLNLELRPKLFEQLRPGTRVVSHAFHMGDWAPDTVVAVRVNQGVGRAMVYAWTIPAQIAGRWTLTTPEGRRVTLQLRQQYQRFTGPGVSGRLVGDRIDITLTERVNGRPLTRRLSGRVTGDGMSGSVAGGGAWRAMRAPAIRSATSTAPR
- a CDS encoding S8 family peptidase, producing MVDDPDGWADSYEPARRVHGTAMASLILHGDLESPEPPLGRPLYTRPIMRPDRRGWYNAGECIPEDVLPLDLFHRAVRRLYEKDGDLAGAAPSVRVISVSIGDRSRQFALTMSSWARLLDYLAWKYQILFIVSAGNHASEIVLDVPRRDFDALRGDPQRLESEVLKAIVSGGWNRRLLSPAEALNALTVGAVHDDVAPVPAVAHRTNPYVTAGLPSPFNATGPGFRRSMKPEVLFAGGRQLYKEKPGNTHADCTLVIDQAILAPGHKVATPGRRPGDVTATIYMRGTSNATALAARTAGLIHDVLDSLREDTPEQGLEDRFTAVLLKALLVHGARWGASADALRRSLGTDKDLLARLLGYGRPDPTRVFECTDFRGTLIGASMIGDGQAHRYSVPLLPSLSGRAEWRALTVTLAWLSPVNHKHRAYRGASLWFEPYGAVRGDGAYDEMLSLARTDAPWQSVRRGTLQHEVFDGAQATGFVDGDELKIQVNCAAEAGRLDVPVPYAIAVTLEVAPEVQIPIYQEIRDRIRARVAVGVRTT
- a CDS encoding AAA family ATPase; translated protein: MVDDRVQGLLYEQTPKQRFDDLILADTVRTACIELVEEQNRRDLLHSYGLDARNRILLTGPPGNGKTSVAEAFATELAVPLLTVRYEGLIGSYLGETSARLKLLFDHVRTQHCVLFFDEFDTVGKERGDQHETGEIKRVVSSLLLQIDRLPPYVIVVTATNHPELLDRAVWRRFQLRMNFPLPTRQQLELWFCKFAKDFPSPLGYAPRTLADKLHGLSFAEVEEFGSDILRRYVLALPAADTPSIIRELLVQWKARSIVYPSK